In Camelina sativa cultivar DH55 chromosome 13, Cs, whole genome shotgun sequence, the genomic window CACCATTcttcaaaactaattaattaacctctctctctctaactctctccCGTCGTCACaccgtgaaaaaaaaaaaagaataatccGACGGGAGAGACGAACAAAGGAATAAACCATAATGGGGAAAGGAGGACGTGAGAAGGTATCATCAAAGGAAGAAGacggagaaagagaaggagtcATGGCTACAGATTTCTTTTGGTCTTACACTGATGAGCCTCACGCTTCGAGGAGACGTCAGATTCTGTCTCGTTACCCTCAGATTAGACAACTCTTTGGTCCTGATCCATGGGCTTTCGTCAAGGTCCTTGTTCCCTATCTCTGTCTATTTCATTTTCGTTCTTGGATCTATGAtcgtgtttttaaaaaacatttttctcgTACGGCTGTTTTTGTTCTTGGTCCTCTTTTTAAGATTGTAGTTGATGCATGAACGAAGGTTGTTGATGAAACAAAcgaatctttaaaaaatttggatacGTTTCTATCCTTTGAGCTTGGGATCCATTAAccattaattagggtttttaatatatatcggcattagtttttttttttttttttgagttagtttgggttttagggttttcacgTTTCGGAGTCCGAACAactgaattttattttggttcgaGTTCAGATAAAactatattttgtataaattaaataaactatagAAATCAGTATCATCCATTTTTAGTATactatattttgtatatctatTTTCCAGGgttagaaatattaaatattaaaattagatattaaaatatcgacttaaaatattaaaattagcaTAAAGTTTTCTTAAATCGTTAGggttattataaaatttagttgGTTATTTCGGTTAATTTGGTTTCGCCTTATTTTTTTGCTACACCCtttctaatcaaatatttttggtgAAAACTTTTGTATTCACTTGAATCAAATACTGAATTCCCGGTCTAGAGTATATGAATGTCAACGTGACAAAAGGATAAAGAGTATATGAAATGTCACATTCaccaaaatatttcaaaatctttaacttgttttttgggttttttcgcTTGTTACCTTAACTCAAATGCATAACCAAATTTCTATTTGCCTATATATACAGATCACGTTAGTAGTAGTTCTTCAACTTTCAACAGCTGCAATCCTTCACAACTCAGGATGGCTCAAGATTCTAATCATTGCTTACTTCTTTGGATCGTTCCTCAATCACAATCTCTTCTTAGCAACCCATGAGCTAAGTCACAACCTCGCCTTTTCAACTCCTGTCTACAATCGTTGGCTCGGTATTTTCGCCAACCTCCCAATCGGCGTACCAATGTCAGtaactttccaaaaataccatctCGAGCATCATCGGTTCCAAGGAGTAGACGGTATTGACACGGACGTTCCTACTTACACAGAAGCTCATTTAGTAACCAATATATTTACCAATACCATATGGGTCTTCTTACAACTCTTCTTCTACGCTCTTCGTCCACTCttcatcaaaccaaaaccacCCGGTCACTGGGAGTTCATCAATTTCTTCATTCAGATTGGTTTAGACGTATCAGTTGTTATCTTGTTCGGATGGAGATCGTTCGCGTATCTAATCCTATCCACGTTTGTTGGAGGCGGGATGCATCCAATGGCGGGACATTTTATCTCAGAACATTATGTCTTATTTGTATTACGGTCCATTGAATCTGTTAACGTGGAGTGTCGGGTACCATAACGAGCACCATGATTTCCCGAGGATACCGGGAAATAAGCTGCATTTGGTGAAGGAGATTGCAGGAGAGTACTATGAAGGTTTGGAGTCATATAAGTCATGGTCACAAgtgatttacatatatattatggatAGAACAGTTGGACCTTTTAGCAGAATGAAGAGGAAGCTCTCAACTACACAGAAGTCTGACTAatttactttcttctttttcttctaaacttATACATTTAACATCAAACTCTGTTTTGTATGAGGGGTTGTACAATCGTTGATTTTTGTACCTTGGAGAACAAATTTGTTATATTAGGTCTATATCACTAtaatagaaaaccaaaagatatatgaaaatggtcttttaaatttatcatttaaGAGTTAATCATATGATTTAGAATGGCTTAGGTTTATACTAAACTAATACTTCTTCCGAAGGTTCAGAACAAcagcaacatttttttttttctgactacATCTCAAATCTCAATGCAAACAAGAGAgggtaataaatatattataagctTCTTCAAAACTGCTATTTTGTGAAAAACAGCGCCACATAAAAAAACAGCAATATGTTTGTTAATGAGCATCTTCAAAACTGTGAATTGATAAGGAAGGTAACTATGCATCTTGTGCTCTGGAAAAGCTTATCCATTTTCTGCCACACCAAACTCTGAGTTTCTAAAAGCGCCTTTGCCTTTTCTTGTAAACTTGGGTGGCACCTTATGGTCTCACCGTGTATCTGTCGAACAAATAAAACCAAGTTTTGATAAGAATCATCATTCCCACCCCGaacaaaaaaaaggcaaaaggtATCTGTAATTTCATTTACCTTGAGAAATAATTTCACAACCGCCTGCATAAACTCAAAGTCGTTTTTGCAAGAGATCTCGTTGATGAAGTAATCCAGAAGTTGCCCAATCGATATAAACTCCGGTCTTTTGATGATCTCTTCAATATCTTCTTCATCTATGATTTCCAGCATCCGTAGCTCCATATCGAGAGCTGACGGGGATAAACTCTTTATGTAGTTGGTAAAATCTAAAACTGCAAAAAGTACAAGCAGCTCAGNATACTAAACTAATACTTCTTCCGAAGGTTCAGAACAAcagcaacatttttttttttctgactacATCTCAAATCTCAATGCAAACAAGAGAgggtaataaatatattataagctTCTTCAAAACTGCTATTTTGTGAAAAACAGCGCCACATAAAAAAACAGCAATATGTTTGTTAATGAGCATCTTCAAAACTGTGAATTGATAAGGAAGGTAACTATGCATCTTGTGCTCTGGAAAAGCTTATCCATTTTCTGCCACACCAAACTCTGAGTTTCTAAAAGCGCCTTTGCCTTTTCTTGTAAACTTGGGTGGCACCTTATGGTCTCACCGTGTATCTGTCGAACAAATAAAACCAAGTTTTGATAAGAATCATCATTCCCACCCCGaacaaaaaaaaggcaaaaggtATCTGTAATTTCATTTACCTTGAGAAATAATTTCACAACCGCCTGCATAAACTCAAAGTCGTTTTTGCAAGAGATCTCGTTGATGAAGTAATCCAGAAGTTGCCCAATCGATATAAACTCCGGTCTTTTGATGATCTCTTCAATATCTTCTTCATCTATGATTTCCAGCATCCGTAGCTCCATATCGAGAGCTGACGGGGATAAACTCTTTATGTAGTTGGTAAAATCTAAAACTGCAAAAAGTACAAGCAGCTCAGAGTCGTATTGCAGAGCATAAGTCAAGGAGAAAAGCTTTTGCTAAATctgtaaaacttaaaaacaaagaCCTCACTTACAGTGTTTTGAATCCCATGATGATTTGAGAAGTTTTGAGAATGGAGATTCCAATGCATCAAAGTTCTTCATGTTATcgtcttttttattcttttcctcATTCTCCCCATCAGCAGCTTCCGAGTCATTTGGCTTGAATAATATATCTCCAGAAAGCGAGGGAATTGAGGGCAAGAAAAAAGGAGCCTTTTCAGGTTTTTTGGGAGGCTCTATTGGTTTATTGCGAGCCTATGAAACAACATCAAACATAATTTGCGATTAATTTCCACAAAACAAACTGGCAGAAGCAACAACGCGAATAACatcaataaaagttgagaaggGAGAGAACACAAACCTTTATTATATCCAAGTTGATCAAACTCTGCCATTGGCTTTTTGGCAATAGAGACAGAGTAACAAGTTCTGGGATCTGCTTAGGGGAAATAGAGAAACTGCTAGCTTGTGGAGCTCCAGAACTTTCTAAAACTTGCGTctccatatcatcatcatcagcttcagAAGATGTCAACGCAGAGACTGAAGGCAATTTAACATTTACGACATCTTTCCCACTAGCATAAGAATCAACACTCGGAAGCCCAGAGAACATGGATTGGTTAACCCTGACAGATCACAAAGGGAGATAGTGAACTCGCTAAACTATTACTGAGAAATTGTAATTGtaactgaaagaaaaaagagtggAAGATTGATTTGAGAACGTACCACAAGTAGACCCCGTTCTGATCAGAGTGGGCAGTTGCCAAAACGTCCATATTTGGTGATAAAGACAATGCTGTTATTGGTACATCGACATGCACTCCATCAATCTGCTTTGCCAATATGACATCCCAAATTCTAAGACTTCCGTCCATGCTAGATGAGAGGAGCCACTTGCCATCCTCACTAAAGCACATATCCGTTACTCGGTCTGTATGACCTCTAAATTCACGAACCATCTTTAGCGTCACAACATCATACAAACGGATAACAAAATCATCTGCCACCGTAGCCAAAAGACCTACCAAGGGACAAGGATGCAGCAAAGTCAGAGACAATACAGTGGTGCCCTAGGAGAAAATGACTGGAAAAACATACATATGTGAGACCGTACAAGCGAAAAAATAAGTAGGGTAAGAATAAGGAAATATACCATTTACACGGTGGTAGACAATTTTAACCAATGAACATCCAACATCCCACCGGGACTTTAATTCCCGCTTTTTGAAATCCCAAACCTGTATTACACAAACGATATATTACAGTCAGTTTTGAGTCATACCCTACAGTCAATGTTAAAGGTAGCCAACTAAGCAATTAATTACTTGAAGGATGAACAAATAAATCTTAACAAACCTTTATGTCCCCATGATATCCTGCACTTATCATGAGTGTATTTGTGGAGTCGCAAGCAACTCCAATAACTTCTCCGTCATGGGCGTACCTACTTTTCTCTGAAATATCGAAGTAACTACCCCGGCTGATTCCAGATTGGAGGTTGAATCTCTCAATCCATCCACCCGCTGTTCCGACTACTGCAAAGTTTCCACAGGCACTGATTGCACATGCCTATCAGACAAGCAATTTTTTAAGAGTTCAACAACCATAGAAAGAAAACAGTATTGCTAAAAGAAGATGGTACCAAGAAACCCTGAAAATTCTAGAAGGAACTAACTGTaactaaacttattttttatgaGATTGGTTATTCAAGAGGGTCAATAATGTAAAGTCTTAAAGTCTTAAAGTACTAACGCACATCTACTTTTCTTGTTAAGAATAGTGATAGAAGTCAGAAGTAAGCATAGTCAATTTTAATCTTGAACCTTAATTGGTGTTGGATTCTCAGGGCATGGTTTGAGGATATGCTCTCCAAGAACAAAGTTCTGAAGTCTCCATACATATGCTTCTGCTGTATCCATATGGCAAGTAACAACATTGCACCAGTCACGCTCCCTAATTTCAGCTTcaatttttggaaagaaaataattacaGTCATTAGGATGGATAATCAGAAAATAACAAGTTGTGGGTGATGCAATTTTCTCGTCAACAACGTGCAAATTCATAGGACAACATAAGATAAAAGCTAAGCTCCACTTCACAAAAAAGTACTTTCTCTAAGGGGATCAACCAATAAACGATTGCTCTATTGACAGAGAGACAGCCACTTTGGATCTAATTACTACACAACACATTTTGTAGAAATTAATTGGTTTCAACCTATAAGTCTTGTTTTGTTCAGACATCATAATATTAAGAATGTGATCTAATTACTACACAACAAATTTTGTAGAAATTAATTGGTTTCAACCTATAAGTCTTGTGTTGTTCAGACATCATAATATTAAGAATGTGATAGAAAGAAGCCAAGCAACATCGTTGTATGAAAAGTAAAGATCAAGTTATATAGATAAGTACCGCAATCAAATGAAACAACAGGCTTCAATTTAAGCTCTTCGTCCTAcatagagaagaaaaataatataagcgAAAAGTATACAATTTCCAAGCATACATGTACCTACGAACACGCAAAATCTAAACACAGTATATTAGACATAACATTTGATAAATTGTATCAGAACCACTTAAAAGCATGCTAACTCGCCCTTTTAAACTTAAGAGAAATCATAAGAAATTATCAGGCTATACCTTCAGTCGGAGTTTTTTGGCTCGCCTGGATATGTGTCTTTGAGAAAGCTCTCTACTTTGTTGCTCCTGATGAAGTAATTAATGTAAAGTACAGACAGTTATTGTCAATGGACATCAGATCTTCAGGAAGAAtcacaaattaataaacaataactcaaaattttaaaagaccAATCAGATTCATGAAAAAAATCAGACAAACACGAAGCTGAAAAAATTCCCATCAAAAGAACTGTAAGGTATGGCGAGtataagacaagaaaaaaacacttaagTGACATCTAACAAAAATACCAGCCAATTTTGTAAACTTTGCATCTAAACCAGTACATGATGAGGAAAATGATTATTAATCACTTGATATGACAATACTGAAATTAGTGATTGTAAAGCGACAATTGAATAGTCAATGTCTACAATATAGCTCAATAGTTTTGTTATCTTTGCAAATTCATAATCCTGATCTAGAACTTACTAAATCTGTATCATATCTTACTTGGATGACCGAGAACAGGCGGAAGGCACGATCCTGGCCAGCAGACAAAATGTGCCGTCCATTAGAGTAGAACCTACCACATACAGAAGTCAAATAAGATTAGGAGACCTTTTAATGGCATGCCCACGATATAGACACCATGAGGAAAATTCTCTTTCTAAGAAACACATATTCATCACTATAAGACTAGCCAACTAGCAGAAATTCATCAGTGGTAAGTTTTAAATTATCAGGATGATCAAATATTAGTTACTTTAACAATGTATAGGGATCATAAATGCTACTTACACACCAAAAAGTAAACAAATCTCATAAATAAATAAGGCAAAGCTAAATGGAAATTCAGTAAGATGCGGACGTCCAAGCTAATTACCTGATACACAAAGGAGGAGCACTATGCCCAGAGCGGAAGCGTAATAGGCGAGGATCAGAATCATTTGTGTCAAATATCCACATCTACAAGTATGaggaataaaaatattatatttggcATAGTGGATGAAAATAAATTCAACAGGTAAGAGAAACCTCAGCTTACTTTGAGTGAGTTATCTGATGATGCACTCATTAGCACGGGCTCATTTGCTAAAAAGTTCAATGAGATTATAGAACTGTCATGTGCATCCCTTATGACTGACTGAAGCCTCTTTTTGTTAAGATTCCAGATGCTTATGACACCAAAGGAACCTCCAGACGCAAGAAGAGGACGTCCATCTAACATGACAGGATACACATGTTAGCATTGGAAAGTGGACATATGTACATATTTCCCTCTACATCAAGAAAAAGCTACTAGTACAATTACAACTTAGACTCATGAATCTTTTGAGCTTGAAACACGTGTGAACAATTCTAATTCATGAAACATCGAGTGCATAGATGGTAAAGCTATGTCTgcaatggaaaaataaatatacagcTCCACTGAAAGACCAAGGGGAAGACAAATGTTTTTGGTCCAGAAATGATTGACAAACTATAATTTGCTGCGAAATCTATTTGAAAGGTATTAAAACCAAGAAGCACTCAAGGATTTTAAATTAAGAACTACAGGACTAACGTGTTTAGTTTACCTGTACTGAAAGACAAAGCAGTAACAGCACCTCGGGCAGCGTGTTCAAATGTTACGATCTCTTCGTCCAATTTAATGTTATGCACATGGATCTTTCCATCAGCACAACCAATGGCAACAACATCCAGAGCAGGGGACGAAACACAACTGGTGACAGATGAACCCCAACCCTTGAACTCATAGAGCATCTTCTTAGTATTTATGTTCCATAGCTGCAACGGACCCTCTTGGCTCCCTACAAGAACCTACCATATGGTTCCAAggaagagaaatttgaaaaaagtTATATAGTAATGTCAACAAAGGACAccagaagagaaaataaaaaaaactctgaaCCAAGTAGGACTAACCTTGTTCAGATAAGTATCTGGATGAACAATAGAGCTCGGAGTAAACTTTCCAGTAAGCTGAAGATTTCCAGTGGGAGCTAGATGTTCTTCGATTCCTTTGAACGCCCAAATGAACACATTTCCTTCAACATCAAGACTTAGCACATGTTCTCCAAACAACAGTAGCAGGTCAACTTTAGCAACATGTTTGCTCCAAGTTGCTACCTGATACAAATCCACAACAATTCTAACTATTAAACTCATAGATATAAAAAGCAGGAAAGCCAACTTAACTAAAACCACAATGAGAAATGAGAAACAAGATAGTTGTAGAAATCAAGAGTTTTCAAGTTGCTAAGCGAAAGGACATGCTCaaagtttaagtttttttacctGATGAGCACGCCTAAAGACAGCGATTTCATTTCCAAAAGCAGCAAAAGTGTAGTCTCGGTAAGAAGCTAGagctctaattttttttgggagttGAGGACCTTAAGATAACACCAAATTAACCAAATTAGACTATTAGAAAATCAAAGCTCAATGAAACAAACCAGA contains:
- the LOC104737351 gene encoding WD repeat-containing protein 36; translated protein: MGIFEPFRAIGYITSTVPFSVQRLGTETFATVSVGKAFQIYNCAKLNLVIISPQLPKKIRALASYRDYTFAAFGNEIAVFRRAHQVATWSKHVAKVDLLLLFGEHVLSLDVEGNVFIWAFKGIEEHLAPTGNLQLTGKFTPSSIVHPDTYLNKVLVGSQEGPLQLWNINTKKMLYEFKGWGSSVTSCVSSPALDVVAIGCADGKIHVHNIKLDEEIVTFEHAARGAVTALSFSTDGRPLLASGGSFGVISIWNLNKKRLQSVIRDAHDSSIISLNFLANEPVLMSASSDNSLKMWIFDTNDSDPRLLRFRSGHSAPPLCIRFYSNGRHILSAGQDRAFRLFSVIQEQQSRELSQRHISRRAKKLRLKDEELKLKPVVSFDCAEIRERDWCNVVTCHMDTAEAYVWRLQNFVLGEHILKPCPENPTPIKACAISACGNFAVVGTAGGWIERFNLQSGISRGSYFDISEKSRYAHDGEVIGVACDSTNTLMISAGYHGDIKVWDFKKRELKSRWDVGCSLVKIVYHRVNGLLATVADDFVIRLYDVVTLKMVREFRGHTDRVTDMCFSEDGKWLLSSSMDGSLRIWDVILAKQIDGVHVDVPITALSLSPNMDVLATAHSDQNGVYLWVNQSMFSGLPSVDSYASGKDVVNVKLPSVSALTSSEADDDDMETQVLESSGAPQASSFSISPKQIPELVTLSLLPKSQWQSLINLDIIKARNKPIEPPKKPEKAPFFLPSIPSLSGDILFKPNDSEAADGENEEKNKKDDNMKNFDALESPFSKLLKSSWDSKHFLDFTNYIKSLSPSALDMELRMLEIIDEEDIEEIIKRPEFISIGQLLDYFINEISCKNDFEFMQAVVKLFLKIHGETIRCHPSLQEKAKALLETQSLVWQKMDKLFQSTRCIVTFLINSQF
- the LOC104737350 gene encoding uncharacterized protein LOC104737350, which encodes MELRMLEIIDEEDIEEIIKRPEFISIGQLLDYFINEISCKNDFEFMQAVVKLFLKIHGETIRCHPSLQEKAKALLETQSLVWQKMDKLFQSTRCIVTFLINSQF